The following are encoded in a window of Dictyostelium discoideum AX4 chromosome 6 chromosome, whole genome shotgun sequence genomic DNA:
- the hatC gene encoding actin binding protein, with translation MGNRAFKSHHGHFLSAEDCKVKTHHGHHDHHTHFHVENHGHHKVAIRTHANKYVSINDNNDVYISHHFHGEHSLFHLEHHGGKVSIKGHNHYYIAADQHGSIYTTHHHHHDATFEEFIV, from the coding sequence atggGTAACAGAGCATTCAAATCACATCATGGCCACTTTTTAAGTGCAGAAGATTGCAAAGTTAAGACTCATCATGGCCATCATGATCACCACACTCACTTTCATGTTGAAAACCATGGTCATCATAAAGTTGCCATAAGAACTCACGCCAATAAATATGTTTCAATTAATGACAACAACGATGTTTACATATCACATCATTTCCATGGAGAACACTCACTTTTCCATTTAGAACACCATGGTGGTAAGGTTTCAATCAAAGGCCATAACCATTATTATATTGCAGCTGATCAACATGGTTCAATTTACACTactcaccaccatcaccatgaT
- the if1 gene encoding hypothetical protein, whose translation MSSSVSKLLKLTRASMIAAPKRSIAFRGDEFKEREEAFESQYVKQKERDDLKRMAEKKKQEETKKAGSQPTPNASSSANNSKAAKIKEIEDKISKLQKELADLKK comes from the exons atgtccAGCAGTGTCAgcaaacttttaaaattaactcGTGCTTCAATGATTGCAGCTCCAAAGAGATCCATTGCTTTCAGAGGTGATGAATTCAAAGAAAGAGAAGAAGCTTTTGAAAGCCAATATGttaaacaaaaagaaagagatgATTTAAAGAGAATG GCTGAAAAGAAGAAACAAGAAGAAACCAAAAAAGCTGGCTCACAACCAACTCCAAATGCATCATCATCAGCCAACAATTCCAAAGCTGCCAAGATTAAGGAAATTGAAGATAAAATTAGCAAATTACAAAAAGAACTTGccgatttaaaaaaataa
- a CDS encoding hypothetical protein (alternatively spliced): protein MSLYNVIIKTFITQLQKANRECQIQIITYGDSVNTIFEFDSEPNELKDSLKEIKFSKDNEEAKLGEAMRMCFNNIESNWSSDLMSKIIIISSGQSTDDSSDDLVDILSLDNNSIYGLAGCNLANKSSDEAVKDLQSLLPDQKVIPLGKNPSQDIRLLMNGGGGAANGGGAANGASSSDEHSINCPVNIEVYPHTNETKSIKDDLLLDVVIKPDGNTASVPSGTKIKFLSNKYYSGYTIQLKQNLVFGEPYEETIKLEFKKGQMEKTQFENFPSKIIFHIELANDRDNVHEGFVALNISYFLGELKSKYRCCIGVEGEIGNGKSTCLNGFVNLFNPVGELEEYFNANRTSGTHVTTSINNTSLKEILSAKHYIHPVQESFHDIDIAWSDSWGFVDTDVQLRHKAEGRIHHGTKKDECTILQPDDRYRIDCFIFVVSIRNFTNPASMQRIEKKIKEVLQMNITPLLAITFSDTLSKNQLQDVMKNKVAELSVQESNTFIISNYTEKETHKDISKDVQYLRLLTKAVQLCKVKNEKDIMNKVKGISNLSINDNNNSFNQTPIKNQPFFESSSTSSPSPAFFRSPIQQQQQQTSTTSTQSPSPSSSSASTPPPPSQMLNEQPSKTINVTIDVVTDSSGTVLTSFEIESSTNESVSELKCKLINEIDPEMNANDWSITKESGTVLFESARLSSIIKSFDNSDSIKLVLKKKQKLF from the coding sequence ATGTCATTGTATAATGTAATTATTAAGACATTTATTACTCAACTTCAAAAAGCTAATAGAGAGTGtcaaattcaaatcattACCTATGGTGATAGTGTTAATACAatctttgaatttgattcggaaccaaatgaattaaaagatagcttaaaagaaattaaattctctaaagataatgaagaagCAAAATTGGGTGAAGCAATGAGAATGTGTTTCAATAATATCGAATCCAATTGGTCCAGTGATTTAATGTCAaagatcatcatcatcagttcGGGTCAATCTACTGATGATTCAAGTGATGATTTAGTTGATATCTTGAGTTtggataataatagtatctATGGTTTGGCAGGCTGCAACCTAGCAAACAAATCATCCGATGAGGCTGTAAAAGATTTGCAATCACTTTTACCAGACCAAAAAGTTATCCCATTGGGTAAGAATCCAAGCCAAGACATTAGATTGTTGAtgaatggtggtggtggtgctgccaatggtggtggtgctgCCAATGGCGCATCGTCCAGTGACGAacattcaattaattgtCCAGTCAATATTGAGGTTTATCCACACACAAATGAAACCAAATCGATTAAGGACGATTTACTATTGGATGTAGTAATTAAACCAGATGGTAACACAGCATCGGTACCATCAGGTACAAAGATTAAATTCTTATCAAACAAGTACTACTCTGGCTATACcattcaattgaaacaaaATTTAGTATTTGGTGAACCATATGAAGAGACTATTAAATTGGAGTTTAAAAAAGGTCAAATGGAAAAGAcccaatttgaaaatttccCTTCAAAAATCATTTTCCACATTGAACTCGCCAATGATAGAGACAATGTTCATGAGGGTTTCGTAGCTTTGAATATCTCTTACTTTTTAGgtgaattaaaatcaaagtATAGATGTTGCATTGGTGTCGAGGGTGAGATTGGCAATGGTAAAAGCACCTGCTTGAATGGTTTCGTCAATCTTTTCAACCCAGTCGGCGAATTGGAAGAATACTTCAATGCAAATCGTACATCGGGCACTCATGTCACCACCAGCATCAACAATACATCACTCAAGGAGATCCTATCTGCAAAACATTACATTCATCCAGTTCAAGAGTCATTCCATGATATTGATATCGCTTGGTCCGATTCTTGGGGTTTCGTCGATACCGATGTCCAATTGAGACATAAGGCCGAGGGTAGAATTCATCATGGTACTAAAAAGGATGAATGCACCATCTTGCAACCAGACGACCGTTATCGTATCGACTGTTTCATCTTTGTCGTCTCCATTAGAAATTTCACCAATCCCGCTTCAATGCAAAGAATTGAAAAGAAGATTAAAGAAGTACTCCAAATGAATATTACACCTTTATTGGCTATCACTTTCTCTGATACCCTCTCAAAGAATCAACTTCAAGAtgtaatgaaaaataaagttGCCGAATTATCAGTTCAAGAGTCAAATACCTTTATCATTAGTAATTACACTGAAAAAGAAACTCATAAAGATATCTCTAAAGATGTTCAATATCTTAGATTATTAACCAAAGCAGTTCAATTGTGTAAagttaaaaatgaaaaagatataatGAACAAAGTTAAAggtatttcaaatttatcaattaatgataataataatagttttaatcaaactccaattaaaaatcaacctttttttgaatcatcatcaacttctTCACCTTCACCAGCTTTCTTTAGATCaccaattcaacaacaacaacaacaaacctCTACCACTTCAACtcaatcaccatcaccatcatcttcatcagcatcaacaccaccaccaccatcacaaATGCTTAATGAACAACCAAGTAAAACTATCAATGTAACTATTGATGTAGTTACTGATTCAAGTGGTACCGTTTTAACTTCATTCGAAATTGAATCTTCAACAAATGAATCTGTCTCTGAATTAAAATGTAAActtattaatgaaattgatccTGAAATGAATGCTAATGATTGGAGTATTACAAAAGAATCTGGTACAGTTTTATTCGAATCTGCAAGATTATCATccattattaaatcttttgataATTCAGATTCCAttaaattggttttaaagaaaaaacaaaaattattttaa
- a CDS encoding hypothetical protein (alternatively spliced) yields the protein MFTENQNNNQRHALKTEIKTVFNSDSGVTYFSILIETSSKMSLYNVIIKTFITQLQKANRECQIQIITYGDSVNTIFEFDSEPNELKDSLKEIKFSKDNEEAKLGEAMRMCFNNIESNWSSDLMSKIIIISSGQSTDDSSDDLVDILSLDNNSIYGLAGCNLANKSSDEAVKDLQSLLPDQKVIPLGKNPSQDIRLLMNGGGGAANGGGAANGASSSDEHSINCPVNIEVYPHTNETKSIKDDLLLDVVIKPDGNTASVPSGTKIKFLSNKYYSGYTIQLKQNLVFGEPYEETIKLEFKKGQMEKTQFENFPSKIIFHIELANDRDNVHEGFVALNISYFLGELKSKYRCCIGVEGEIGNGKSTCLNGFVNLFNPVGELEEYFNANRTSGTHVTTSINNTSLKEILSAKHYIHPVQESFHDIDIAWSDSWGFVDTDVQLRHKAEGRIHHGTKKDECTILQPDDRYRIDCFIFVVSIRNFTNPASMQRIEKKIKEVLQMNITPLLAITFSDTLSKNQLQDVMKNKVAELSVQESNTFIISNYTEKETHKDISKDVQYLRLLTKAVQLCKVKNEKDIMNKVKGISNLSINDNNNSFNQTPIKNQPFFESSSTSSPSPAFFRSPIQQQQQQTSTTSTQSPSPSSSSASTPPPPSQMLNEQPSKTINVTIDVVTDSSGTVLTSFEIESSTNESVSELKCKLINEIDPEMNANDWSITKESGTVLFESARLSSIIKSFDNSDSIKLVLKKKQKLF from the coding sequence atgtttacagaaaatcaaaataataatcaaagaCATGCACTTAAAACTGAAATTAAAACAGTTTTTAATTCAGATAGTGGTGTTacttatttttcaattttaattgaaacatCATCAAAAATGTCATTGTATAATGTAATTATTAAGACATTTATTACTCAACTTCAAAAAGCTAATAGAGAGTGtcaaattcaaatcattACCTATGGTGATAGTGTTAATACAatctttgaatttgattcggaaccaaatgaattaaaagatagcttaaaagaaattaaattctctaaagataatgaagaagCAAAATTGGGTGAAGCAATGAGAATGTGTTTCAATAATATCGAATCCAATTGGTCCAGTGATTTAATGTCAaagatcatcatcatcagttcGGGTCAATCTACTGATGATTCAAGTGATGATTTAGTTGATATCTTGAGTTtggataataatagtatctATGGTTTGGCAGGCTGCAACCTAGCAAACAAATCATCCGATGAGGCTGTAAAAGATTTGCAATCACTTTTACCAGACCAAAAAGTTATCCCATTGGGTAAGAATCCAAGCCAAGACATTAGATTGTTGAtgaatggtggtggtggtgctgccaatggtggtggtgctgCCAATGGCGCATCGTCCAGTGACGAacattcaattaattgtCCAGTCAATATTGAGGTTTATCCACACACAAATGAAACCAAATCGATTAAGGACGATTTACTATTGGATGTAGTAATTAAACCAGATGGTAACACAGCATCGGTACCATCAGGTACAAAGATTAAATTCTTATCAAACAAGTACTACTCTGGCTATACcattcaattgaaacaaaATTTAGTATTTGGTGAACCATATGAAGAGACTATTAAATTGGAGTTTAAAAAAGGTCAAATGGAAAAGAcccaatttgaaaatttccCTTCAAAAATCATTTTCCACATTGAACTCGCCAATGATAGAGACAATGTTCATGAGGGTTTCGTAGCTTTGAATATCTCTTACTTTTTAGgtgaattaaaatcaaagtATAGATGTTGCATTGGTGTCGAGGGTGAGATTGGCAATGGTAAAAGCACCTGCTTGAATGGTTTCGTCAATCTTTTCAACCCAGTCGGCGAATTGGAAGAATACTTCAATGCAAATCGTACATCGGGCACTCATGTCACCACCAGCATCAACAATACATCACTCAAGGAGATCCTATCTGCAAAACATTACATTCATCCAGTTCAAGAGTCATTCCATGATATTGATATCGCTTGGTCCGATTCTTGGGGTTTCGTCGATACCGATGTCCAATTGAGACATAAGGCCGAGGGTAGAATTCATCATGGTACTAAAAAGGATGAATGCACCATCTTGCAACCAGACGACCGTTATCGTATCGACTGTTTCATCTTTGTCGTCTCCATTAGAAATTTCACCAATCCCGCTTCAATGCAAAGAATTGAAAAGAAGATTAAAGAAGTACTCCAAATGAATATTACACCTTTATTGGCTATCACTTTCTCTGATACCCTCTCAAAGAATCAACTTCAAGAtgtaatgaaaaataaagttGCCGAATTATCAGTTCAAGAGTCAAATACCTTTATCATTAGTAATTACACTGAAAAAGAAACTCATAAAGATATCTCTAAAGATGTTCAATATCTTAGATTATTAACCAAAGCAGTTCAATTGTGTAAagttaaaaatgaaaaagatataatGAACAAAGTTAAAggtatttcaaatttatcaattaatgataataataatagttttaatcaaactccaattaaaaatcaacctttttttgaatcatcatcaacttctTCACCTTCACCAGCTTTCTTTAGATCaccaattcaacaacaacaacaacaaacctCTACCACTTCAACtcaatcaccatcaccatcatcttcatcagcatcaacaccaccaccaccatcacaaATGCTTAATGAACAACCAAGTAAAACTATCAATGTAACTATTGATGTAGTTACTGATTCAAGTGGTACCGTTTTAACTTCATTCGAAATTGAATCTTCAACAAATGAATCTGTCTCTGAATTAAAATGTAAActtattaatgaaattgatccTGAAATGAATGCTAATGATTGGAGTATTACAAAAGAATCTGGTACAGTTTTATTCGAATCTGCAAGATTATCATccattattaaatcttttgataATTCAGATTCCAttaaattggttttaaagaaaaaacaaaaattattttaa
- a CDS encoding SET domain-containing protein, with the protein MDGVIESPSNNTIKISPSTSDSSTTTPIITTPPTQSTATVTTKAAATTTTTEASTTPPPPQPTPTPTQSTATVTKEVETTTETIPPIVTKGKIKKSKKSIKKPTIVKRPTTPIDYKQWHTEWPIHVYSHPINGRYLVATKDLDEQTVILRDLPYTWAVDHATCDSVCQHCFLEVPLNQQILPTDFYMCEGCQRVGYCSANCRCIDYSQHRFECQIFKELDTEEYSPFLMSEIKLLVRTLSRKWLEDSITQTAGIDINDETIKKQNTYNQYKNPQSLIPQDNGLRYNDYAELVSNVENYNESLKESLSYWICKYVVKLSAKLGKIEDEFDLLNILLRNRCNAFYIQGRPRDGSSGESRGCGVYVRNSFFNHSCDPNVNYWVVNNTLEVECTLLKNVKEGDELTISYIDTTSPLNKRREKLLEGYLFNCLCTKCVADESLPLDQTGTLEKDDDDNDDEKEKMDEDDDEKDDDINNKNDKKSKYKSDGSTDDEEDEDNNNNKNNNKNKNNNSNNQDHQNNDKSN; encoded by the exons atggatGGAGTTATAGAATCACCATCAAATAacacaataaaaatatcaccatcaacatcaGATTCTTCAACAACCACACCAATAATAACCACACCACCAACACAATCAACTGCTACAGTCACAACAAaagcagcagcaacaacaacaacaacagaagCATCAActacaccaccaccaccacaaccaacaccaacaccaacacaatCAACAGCAACAGTTACAAAAGAAGTAGAGACAACAACAGAAACAATACCACCAATCGTAACAAaaggtaaaattaaaaaaagtaaaaaatcaataaagaaACCAACAATTGTAAAGAGACCAACTACACCAATTGATTATAAACAATGGCATACAGAATGGCCAATTCATGTTTACTCACATCCAATCAATGGACGTTATTTGGTAGCAACTAAAGATTTAGATGAACAAACAGTGATATTACGTGATCTACCATACACATGGGCAGTCGATCATGCAACATGTGATTCAGTTTGTCAACATTGTTTTTTGGAAGTACCATTGAATCAACAAATCTTACCAACTGATTTCTATATGTGTGAAGGTTGTCAACGTGTTGGTTATTGTAGTGCCAATTGTAGGTGTATAGATTATAGTCAACATCGTTTTGAATGTCAAATCTTTAAAGAGTTGGACACTGAAGAGTATTCACCTTTTCTAATGTCAGAGATTAAACTACTCGTTAGAACTCTCTCTAGAAAATGGCTTGAAGATTCAATCACTCAAACTGCTGGTATCGATATCAATGatgaaactattaaaaaacaaaatacctataatcaatataaaaatcCACAATCTTTAATTCCCCAAGATAATGGTTTAAGATATAATGATTATGCTGAATTAGTTTCAAATGT ggaaaattataatgaatCTTTAAAAGAAAGTCTTTCGTACTGGATATGTAAATATGTTGTAAAATTATCTGCAAAACTTGGTAAAATTGAAGATGAATtcgatttattaaatatattattaagaAATAG atGTAATGCATTTTATATTCAAGGTAGACCAAGAGATGGATCATCAGGTGAATCAAGAGGTTGTGGTGTTTATGTTAGAAATTCATTCTTTAATCATAGTTGTGATCCAAATGTAAATTATTGGGTAGTCAATAATACTTTAGAAGTTGAATgtacattattaaaaaatgttaaagaGGGTGATGAATTAACAATCTCTTATATAGATACAACTAGTCCATTAAATAAGAGAAGGGAGAAATTATTGGAAGGTTATCTATTCAATTGTTTATGTACTAAATGTGTAGCCGATGAATCATTACCATTAGATCAAACTGGTACACTtgaaaaagatgatgatgataatgatgatgaaaaagaaaaaatggatgaagatgatgatgaaaaagatgatgatattaataataaaaatgataaaaaatcaaaatataaaagtGATGGTAGtactgatgatgaagaagatgaagataataataataataaaaataataataaaaataaaaataataatagtaataatcaagatcatcaaaataatgataaatcaaattaa
- a CDS encoding centrosomal protein 39 kDa — protein sequence MNINNNNNGSDSTNNNGNNNNINNDNTNNNNNNFQETSASNFINNPTSMRFVLRSKSPSSKQNESRPYRIDQNEIDDNSYNNNNNNNNNNNSGISNSNNSSNNGNNSNIDNSSNNRHPIFSLANQQTTPQQQQKQQQQQQQSYNESGEDFLKYIDNKLEQLEKESQFQASFNYNYNNNNLNFNSPPKNNGKHINSTPQQQQQQQQQQQQQKQRQQNSNNNNNNYNNQQQQQQQQQGQGQPLNSTRRLPSNTMYQSPIKPNETNNTTTSSPNNHIKTPLNQQQRNQTIIANLNFVNESIGREIEELERVLNWHTINSTNERDIASIKYQIQLKYNQIQKLNEIGSLI from the coding sequence atgaacatcaataataataataatggaagcGATAGTACCAacaataatggtaataacaataatataaataatgacaataccaataataataataataattttcaagAGACATCAGcatcaaattttataaacaatCCAACATCAATGAGATTTGTATTGAGATCAAAATCTCCATCATCTAAACAAAATGAATCAAGACCATATAGAATTGATCAAAATGAAATAGATGataatagttataataataataataataacaataataataataatagtggtattagtaatagtaataatagtagtaataatggtaataatagtaatattgataatagtagtaataatagacATCCAATTTTTAGTTTAGCCAACCAACAAACTACAccacagcaacaacaaaaacaacaacaacaacaacaacaatcatacAATGAATCAGGAGAagactttttaaaatatattgataataaattagaaCAACTTGAAAAAGAATCACAATTTCAAGCATCATTTAATtataactataataataataatttaaattttaattcaccccctaaaaataatggtaaacatattaattcaacaccacaacaacaacaacaacaacaacaacaacaacaacaacaaaaacaacgacaacaaaatagcaataataataataataattataataaccaacaacaacaacaacaacaacaacaaggaCAAGGACAAccattaaattcaacaagAAGATTACCATCTAATACTATGTATCAATCACCAATAAAACCTAATGAAACTAATAATACtacaacatcatcaccaaataatCATATAAAGACACCactaaatcaacaacaaagaaatcaaacaataatagctaatttaaattttgtaaatgaatcaattggtAGGGAAATAGAGGAATTAGAAAGAGTTTTAAATTGGCATAcaataaattcaacaaatgaaaGAGATATTGCTtcaataaaatatcaaattcaattaaaatataatcaaattcaaaaattaaatgaaattggaagtttaatataa
- the fscC gene encoding G-protein-coupled receptor family protein (Similar to GPCR), whose amino-acid sequence MNQINKFIKNLYLIIITIILIIVISNDNNGLFINGQSLPDGFCPQPLIYRNSTNRKADIDNGYNFVGETNCLLPCPSPLFPKSQWESYFEMSLIMGSISMFASLFLIITYSPLINKKHTRHTVGILCMSIGIFFVMVSDGRQLWDIESPGEYKKYCPDTGRYARQSDTKCLTTGLFFQFGCVTAIGWWSILAVDLWMTIAKKVQTTKKQLLYYLIGINTVSLILTFGPVVKNQYGFGNAAIGCWMLDLKYQYGFFWIPVGICLSVGSVFIGLIFWEIYKISDAVKKRYLKKHIKPLCLIVLMCLEFLYMFIYYSYITANQPTYNKHVAEYIMCLIINAANVPGSYTCQLKTVSPTAQFLFLIAIRLMGLQGLIFYGLTAATKKVWANSWIYKDLLKLFKLFTTKLYNDSSSEEVENSNYSNNNSNYYSSNGYTTGGSDNGVGSGRSDKFTKSSSNGGAQDNNNNNNNNNNNNNNNNNNNNNNNNNSSSLEISGVESNNSTPRVNSPDNLQP is encoded by the coding sequence atgaatcaaataaataaatttataaaaaatttatatttaataataattacgataattttaataatagtaataagtaacgataataatggtttatttataaatggaCAAAGTTTACCAGATGGATTTTGTCCACAACCTTTAATATATAGGAATTCAACAAATAGGAAAGCAGATATAGATAATGGATATAATTTTGTTGGAGAGACCAATTGTTTACTTCCATGTCCATCACCATTATTTCCAAAATCACAATGGGAATCTTATTTTGAGATGTCATTAATTATGGGTTCGATATCAATGTTtgcatcattatttttaattataactTATAGtccattaataaataaaaagcaTACCCGTCATACTGTTGGTATTTTATGTATGTCAATTGGAATATTTTTCGTAATGGTAAGTGATGGTCGTCAACTTTGGGATATAGAATCACCTGGTGAATACAAAAAATATTGCCCAGATACTGGAAGATATGCAAGGCAATCAGATACAAAATGTCTAACGACTGGTCTATTCTTCCAATTTGGTTGTGTCACCGCCATTGGATGGTGGTCAATTTTAGCAGTTGATTTATGGATGACAATTGCTAAAAAAGttcaaacaacaaaaaaacaacttttatattatttaattggaaTTAATACAGTATCATTGATTTTAACATTTGGACCAGTGGTAAAGAATCAATATGGGTTTGGTAACGCCGCAATTGGGTGTTGGATGTTGGATTTAAAGTATCAATATGGTTTCTTTTGGATACCAGTTGGAATTTGTTTATCGGTTGGTAGTGTTTTCATTGGATTAATATTTTgggaaatttataaaattagtgATGCTGTAAAGAAACGTTACTTAAAGAAACATATTAAACCATTatgtttaattgttttaatgtGTTTAGAATTCTTATATATGTTTATTTACTACTCCTATATAACAGCAAATCAACCTACCTACAATAAACATGTTGCCGAATATATCATGTGTTTAATAATCAATGCTGCCAATGTACCAGGTTCATACACTTGTCAATTGAAAACCGTTTCACCCACTGCTCAATTCCTTTTCTTAATTGCAATTCGTTTAATGGGTTTACAaggtttaatattttatggTCTAACTGCTGCAACTAAAAAAGTTTGGGCAAATTCTTGGAtttataaagatttattaaaattatttaaattattcacAACCAAACTTTATAATGATAGTAGTAGTGAAGAGGTTGAAAATAGtaattatagtaataataatagtaattacTATAGTAGTAATGGTTATACCACCGGTGGTAGTGATAATGGTGTGGGTAGTGGTAGAAGTgataaatttacaaaatccTCTTCAAATGGAGGTGctcaagataataataataataataataataataataataataataataataataataataataataataataataataataattcttcatCACTTGAAATTTCTGGTgttgaatcaaataatagtacACCAAGAGTAAACTCTCCTGATAATTTACAACcttaa
- a CDS encoding Arf GTPase activating protein, which produces MEPILSAEETTQFFSKFINKTENKECFDCRARGPTWTSIPFGVFICFDCSSIHRNMGTHITFVRSIKLDRWKMSQLKYMELGGNQVAKQYFQEHGGDIRDTESKYQSQVGINYKQILDARVKKALKEISPFSSTSSTPLQAPTTPSPLSISTINSNPSTTTSSPMFSTNSSSSSGSGILQSKQQQQQQQQQSPTTSFSDKKVSSQQKSTTTTTTTTKNDSDDFDSFFSSSPPKSTSTKKVATKKIDQKSFDDDWDSLPDKKEEKFDNNNNNNNNNNYKNNKKKGGSSFKFNNEYIENDEDESDSNNRSDLSPELRSLYTSSKFSMDFSVDQTSNKQDSSSPLYSQKYNNSNNSNNNNNNNNNNNNNNNNNNNNSYNNNNNNNNKNYSNNSNNNSYNNNNRSPNNQSPRNNNENKNYQHQNETDYARKNFTNAKSISSSTYYGEDKEKVDSDKQQRISKFTNSKSISSAQYYDRDETPSFSERSASNIARDLAYNARSDLTSISNKISNIANNIINDLQDRYN; this is translated from the exons atggaaccAATACTATCAGCTGAAGAAACAACccaatttttttcaaaatttataaataaaacagaGAATAAAGAATGTTTTGATTGTCGTGCAAGAGGTCCTACATGGACTTCAATTCCATTTGgtgtttttatttgtttcgaCTGTTCATCAATTCATCGTAATATGGGTACTCATATTACTTTTGTAAg ATCAATTAAACTAGATCGTTGGAAGATGTCACAATTGAAATATATGGAGCTTGGTGGTAACCAAGTTGCAAAACAATACTTTCAAGAACATGGTGGTGATATAAGAGATACTGAATCAAAATATCAATCACAAGTTGGTATAAActataaacaaattttagaTGCAAGAGTTAAAAAAGC attaaaagaaatttcaccatttagttcaacatcatcaacaccacTTCAAGCgccaacaacaccatcaccattatcaatttcaacaattaattcaaatccttcaacaacaacctctTCACCAATGTTTTCTACAAATtcaagtagtagtagtggtagtggtattttacaatcaaaacaacaacaacaacaacaacaacaacaatcaccaacTACTAGTTTTTCAGATAAAAAAGTGTCTTCTCAACAAAagtcaacaacaactactaccaccactactaaaaatgatagtgatgattttgatagtttcttttcatcatcaccaccaaaatCAACTTCTACAAAAAAGGTTGCAACAAAAAAGATTGATCAgaaatcatttgatgatgattgggATTCATTACcagataaaaaagaagagaaatttgataataataacaataataataataataataactataaaaacaataagaaaaaaggtggatcatcatttaaatttaataatgaatatatagaaaatgatgaagatgaaagtgattcaaataatagaTCTGATTTATCACCTGAATT GAGATCACTATATACAAGCTCAAAATTCTCAATGGATTTTTCAGTTGATCAAACTTCAAATAAACAggattcatcatcaccacttTATTcacaaaaatataataatagtaataatagtaataacaataataacaataacaataataataataataataataataataataataataatagctacaataataataataataataataataaaaactacagtaataatagtaacaataatagctataataataataataggtcaccaaataatcaatcacctagaaataataatgaaaataaaaattatcaacatcaaaaTGAAACAGATTATGCTAGAAAGAATTTTACAAATGcaaaatcaatatcatcatcaacttaTTATGGAGAGGATAAAGAAAAAGTGGATTCAGATAAACAGCAACGTATTtctaaatttacaaattcaaaatcaatttcatctgCACAATACTATGATCGTGATGAAACACCATCATTTAGTGAAAGAAGTGCTTCTAATATAGCAAGAGATTTAGCATACAATGCTAGATCTGATTTAAcctcaatttcaaataaaattagtaacattgcaaataatattataaatgatttacaagatagatataattaa